GACAATGACATGACCCGTCATATCGCCCGCATCTGCCAGCGCTATGGGGAGCAGTGCGAGGTGATGTGCGAGGCCCTTGACGTTTCAATGCCCGACGGGTTGCGGTATATAAGGCCTGAAGGGGGGATGTTCGTGTGGATCGAACTGCCTGAAGGGTACAGGGCCATGGAGCTTTTTGACCTGGCCATTGCGGCCAAGGTGGCTTTTGTTCCGGGAACCCCGTTTTATGTGGATGGCTCGGGGGAACATACCCTGCGACTCAATTTTTCCAATTCCGATCCCAAGCGGATCCGTGAAGGGATCGACCGCTTGGCCGGATGCATGCAGACTTTTCTTGAGGCTAGCTCGCCTTCCAGGTGAGGGAGGTTTGCCAGGGAGTAGAAAGGGCATTGCCGGCTTGATGCGGCAATGCCCTTTTCTGATGATGTCCGACAATGACAACCATGCGTGTACCACCCCGCACGGGGGCAGGTTCAGCCGGCTCAGGAAAAACCGCCTGAACCACCGCAGGAGCCTCCCCCGGTCAACGATGACCCCTTGCGGGTCATGACCGTGGCAGAAACCAGTTTCTGCACATCGTGTGACCCGCACTTGGGGCAGGTGATGGTTTTGCGGGAGGTCGAAGAGGTGATTTCCTCGAAGGTCTCATGGCATGCTTTGCAGGTAAATTCAAAAAGAGGCATATATAACTCCTTGGGAAGAAATGGTAAGAGAGTTGTAAGGCACAACGCCATACCGTGTTGCCCGGATGGAAACTCTTCGTATAATCAGCGTCTGCATATTGTCCATGCCAAGGCGCTTTCCTTTAATTTTTGCTTGTTTGAGGAAGGCTTTTAGGCTATTTGCCAAGGAAAATGGGTAATGGATCAATGGCTGATTGACGTTTGCACGACATCTCATAGACGATTTTGCTTGTACACAACAAGGAGGAAGTATGGCACAGATCAAAACAATTCTTTGTGCGGTTGATTTTTCCGAACACAGCGCCGAAGTGGCTGATTATTCGCAAACCATGGCCAATGCCCTCGGGGCCAAGGTCAAGGTGCTGTACGTGGCCCCATCCCTGACCCAGTATGTGGGTTTTCATGTCCCGCCGACTTCCATTGAAAGTTTTGTGGGAGAAATTGTTTCCGGTGCGGAAAAGACCATGGACGCTTTTCTGGAAGAACGCTTTGACAAGTGCGATGCCGAAGGCGCTGTTGTTACCGGATATGCGGCAGAAGAAATCCTTGATTACGCCCAGGAACACAAGGTGGACATGATCATCATGGGAACTCACGGACGCAAGGGCATTGACCGGATTCTCTTTGGCTCCGTAGCCGAAAAGGTTGTCCAGACGTCCTCGGTGCCTGTTTTGACAATCAGGCCTTCTGCCTAGTAGGGGGATGTCATACATGTGTTGATTGAAGATACTGATCCGTCTCGAAGTCCCGTTCCGCCTTGCTGGACGGGACCTCGAGACTGGAGCAACCACCGGGAAGGTCGGCCTTGATTCCTTTTTTGCACAAGAAGACCACTGCATGCGGCCTGGATTTGGGCACCTCGTGGCTCAAAATGATATGTCTGCGCAAGGGACGGCAGGGGGTCCGGCTGGAACGGGTGGGACACATGAACCTGCCTCTCCAGAGCAAGGGGGACGCCAAGGCCGTTGGTGCTGCGGCCAAGGCCCTGCATACCTCCATGGCCTTCAAGGACAAGGTCGTGATTTCCTCCCTGCGGGGGCACGAGATCATTGTCAAACACATGCAGCTGCCTCTTGCCAAGGATATGCGGGCTGTTGTTGAAAAAGAGGCCCGTGAACAGATTCCCTTTGATTTGGCTGACTTGTATCTCGATTTTCATTGCATTGACCCCCCGGACAAAAAAGCGAAAAAGGCCGACGTGATGGTGGTGGCCACCAAGAAGAAAGTGGTCATGGATCTTGAGGCGACTCTTGAGGTTGGCGGCCTCTCTCTTTCGGTGGTTGATGTGGATGCTTTTGCCTTGAGCAATTGTTTTGAATTCAACTATCCCGAACAGACTCAGCCTGCCTATCTGCTGGATATCGGGGCCACCCAAAGCATCCTCGGGGTATATGAGCCCCATCGCCCCTTTTATTTCCGGGAACTCGGGTTCGGGGGGCAGCAGATCACCCAAACTCTCGCCAGGCAACTCGATATTCCCCTTGGTGAAGCCGAGGCCCTCAAACTGGAGGGGCCAGAAAGCCTTTCTTCCGCACAGCGTGAACAGATAACCCGGGCCATCAGGGAGAGATGTCGGGACTGGTGCCGTGAAATCAAGCGGGTCGAGCAGTTTTTCCAAACCTCGACCTCCATCACGTCCCTGCCCAAGACCCTCCATGTTTCCGGAGGGGGGAGCCTGCTTGCGGGATTGCTTCCCCTGCTTGCCCATGAGCTGGACATGGAGGTGAGCGCGTTTGACCCCTGGCGCACGATCCATGTGGACTCGAATCAGTTTGATAGCCGGTACATCAGAACGGTTGGACCTCAATTTGCCATTCCCACGGGTTTGGCCTTGCGGGGTTGCCAATGATTACCATCAATCTTTTGCCCCAGAAGCGCCGGGCCCGCATATCGCACATTCATCTGGAACTTTTCTGGGCAGGTGTGTTTCTTGGTGTGCTGCTGGTGGGCATGGGAATCGGATATTATTTTGTCCATTCCCGCATAACGACTCTGGAGGCGACCCTCAAGCAGCGGCAGGCCGTGAAAAGCGCCTTGCTGGTTCAAGTGGGCAAGGTGAACAAGCTCAAAAGGGAACTTGAGGGGTTGGAGGCCCAAATCGCCGCCATCCGGACCATTCGGGTCCGTCAGGGATTGCCGGTTCGCTATCTGGATGCCATTGTCTCCCGCATGCCCGGAGAAAAAATCTGGCTCGAAACCTTGTCCCTGAACGGCCAAAACACCATCGAAATGAAGGGTGTAGCCCTTGATAACCAGGTTTTTGCTCGCTATGTTGAAGGGTTGCGTGACTCTCCATTCATTGCCAAGGTGATTACCCGAAGAACCCAGCTGCGTTCCATTCAGGATCTCGGGCTTGTGGAGTTTCAATGTTCCGTGACAGCCGTTCCTCCTGGGAACAAGGAGGAGGGCGATAATGAGTAGACAGGATCTGACCCGGACATTGGAACAGCTGACCATCTGGCACAAGATCCTGATCATGCTTGGCCTTCTGGTGGTGGTGGGCGGTTGTTACTGGTATTTTTTTCTGAGCCCCCAGCTTGAAACCATGATCAAGCTGCACAAGAGTATTTCCAAGGTCAATAGCGACATCAAGCGGTTTACAACTATTTCCCTGCAGCTTCCCGCTCTCGAGAAAAAGGTCAACGCCAAACAATCCGAGTTCCTTTTTGCCCAGACCTTGCTTCCCAAGGATACCCAGGCATTGGAACGTCTGCTGGCCTCCTTTGAGATGCTGGCCCAGGAGATGGGTGTGAGCTTCATGTCCTTTACCCCGGGCAGGGAAACCGTGGGCGAACTGTATGCTTCAAGAAACGTGAGTCTGCGTCTTCGGGGGAGCTTTCACAATCTGATGCGCTTTTTCGACAAATTGTCCCGATTGGATCGTCTGGTTCAGCTTCAATCCCTGCGGCTGCAACCTGCGGGACAGCAGCCAGGCAGACAGGGGGCCCTGCTGGGGGCGGACAGCACTCTGATCGTTTTTAGGGCATTGACCCACGAGGAACGAGCCGCCAAGCAGGCAAAGAAATCCAAGAAATAGGTCCTTGTGAACGTGATTCCGGAGAGCAGATCCTGCCATGACTAGAATGATGCGAGTGCGCCATGTTGTTTGGGGAATGATCGTCCTCTGGGGTCTTGGGCATGGAGGTCCGTCCATGTTCGTGCATGCCGAAGGACAGGTTCCCGGGCACGAGGAAGCGCCGTCCCTTTCCGGGGAAATGCCTGCATGGATGCAGCCTTCATCGTATCGATACGATCCCCTGGTCACCACCGACCCTTTTGTCCCCTTTATCCGCAAGGAAGAACCTCCTGCGCTGCAGGCCGAAGAGGTCCCCTTGTCCCGTCCCCTGACGCCCTTGGAAAAGATTGACGTTACCCAGCTCACGGCCGTGGGCATCGTGTGGTATCCCGCAGGGAACAAGCAATCCATGGCCATGGTTCAGCTTCCGGATGGCAAGGGGTTTGTTTTACGCAAGGGAATGCGCGTGGGCAGGCATAATGGGGTCGTGGATACGATTACTCCGGAGGCGATCATTGTTCGGGAACAGGGCCGTGATATTTTTGGCAAGCAAATAACCAGGGATGTGCTCATCAAACTGCACAGGAAACAAGGGGTTCAACATGATTGACATGCATTGGATGAGGCGGATTGCTCTGGTTGGATGCCTGGTATGGGCCAGCATGATCTGTCTTGCGGGGTGTACTCCCGCTGGCAGGACCAAGCCTGTTGCAGCGACCGGTCCTGCCTCGTCGCAATCGTCCTCCCACCCCGGGATTCTTGCCAAGGATCCATCCAGCAACGTTGTTGCGGCCTGGGTAGCGGACGGTAAAACCTATGTGCGCATTCCCATGGATGCGAAAACAGATGTGGTGCCGGCAATGGATGGGCAACGCTTTTCATTGACCTTTTCTCCGCCCCTAAAGCCGGTGGCCCTTCCACGCGAGGGCGTGGGCGTGGTCTCCAGGTGGACGTCCAGCCCGAATCCTGGCGGCCAATGGGACCGGATAGAGCTGGAACTTGCCCGCAAGGCCCAGTTCTTGGTGTCCCGTCCCTCCTCGTCCCTTTTGCAGCTCATGCTCGTTCCACCGAACGGCAAGGTTGCCGGACAGGCGCGCAAACAGGATGCATCCCATGCCTTCCGGGGCATTGATTTTTCTCGCAACAAGGCCGGCAATCTCTTCGTCACCCTGCATGTGGGGCCGGATGTCCGGTTGATGCCCCAGAACGGGGAAGAGGGGAAGATGACCTTTCTTTTTGAAAATGCGCATATTCCCCAGCGCTTGGCGCGGCTGTACAGGCTGGAAGAATTTGCAACGGTCATTGATTCGGCCCTGTTCCGCAACGTGCAGGACGGCGTGCTGTTGACCATGCTCACTGCCCAGAGGGTCCCCTTTCATGTGGAGACCAAGCCGGATGGGCTTGTGCTTCAATTTCTGACCCAGGAGATTGACCGCAGCGAGCGCGATGCCAGACGACGTCAGGCGGCCAGGCCCTCGACCGTTTCGGTGCAGGAGGCGGTGAAGACCAGGGATCAGGCGGAACTTCTGGAAATGAACACCCTGTTTCCAGGCATGAAAAGGGAATATTCCGGGCAGAAGATTTCCATTGACCTGCAGGATGCTGACGTGGAACTTGTCCTGCGTCTCATTGCCGAGGTGAGCCGACACAATCTGATCATCGACGAAAATGTCAAGGGCAAGATCTCCCTGAAACTTCAGGATATTCCCTGGGATCAGGCCCTGGATCTGGTGCTGCTTCAAAAGGGCCTCGGGATGGTCGTCAAGGGCAACATCATGCGCATTGCCACGACCAAGCAGCTGGAAAGCGAACGGGATCAACTGCGCCGGGCCAGGGAAGCGGCCTTGCAGGCCAGGGAAAGCTTGAGCAGCCTGGAACCGCTGCAGACCAGGTACATGCAGATCAATTACAGTACGGCCGCGGAAATCGAACCCAAGGTTCGGGAATTCCTCTCCCCCAGGGGCAAGATCAGCCAGGACGCCCGAACCAATATGCTCATCATCCGGGATGCCGGATCCCAGCTGGACAAGATAGCGGCCGTGATCAACAAACTGGATCGGCCTGAACGTCAGGTGCTCATCGAGGCCAGGATCGTCTACGCCACGGATGATTTTCAGCGCAGTCTGGGCATCAACTGGTCGGGTTCCTATGATCACAATGATGCCAATTCCCGGTATACCCGGACGTTCAATGTCAACGGCGTGACCTTGCCTTCAAGTGTGGGCGGCATGGACGCCGGGGTGAATTTTGCCAAGATTGCCGGGCTGGATCTCTTTACCCTGGACGCCCAGCTCAGGCTCGGAGAGCTCAAGAATATCGCCAAGACCATTTCCTCCCCGCGCGTGGTTACCCTGAACAACAACCGGGCCGAGATCAAGCAGGGGACCAAGGTCGCCTCTCAGGCGGAATCCGAAAGCGGCGGGACCACCACCGAGTACAATGACGCCATTTTGTCCCTGTCGGTGCAGCCACAGATCACTCCTGACGACAAGCTCATCTTGGATCTGGATATCAGTGATGACGCGCCGGCTGGCGATGATATCTCCACCCGTTCCACCAAGACCAAGATGATTGTCAGCAATAACGAGACGATTGTCATCGGTGGGGTTCAGAAGTCCACGGAAACCAACATCGAGGACCGGGTGCCGGGCCTGGCTTCCATTCCCGGCATGGGCTGGCTGTTCAAGAATGAAAGCACTTCCTACCAGAAGGAAGAACTGCTCATCTTCATCAGGCCCAGGATTCTTGATTGAACCACCTTGCGGAACGGGGGACAACGTATTCGGCCATGCAACTCAAATGTAACGCACTCAAGGATTTTTCCTCCATCTGGAAGAGTGATTTTCTGGGCCAGAAGGGATTTCTGCTGCCCGGTACCCGGTCCTATGTCATGGGTGAAACCTTGCAGGTGGATGTGTTCGTTATGAACGAACATTGGGGACGTGTCGAAGTCGTGCCTGTGTGGCACAATCTGTACGGTGTTGTCTCCGAACTGACTCCCAGGGGCATTTTCCTGCGTCTGATCAAAAGTGATCAAACCTTTGACCGGAAACTGGCTTCCCTGGGATAGGATGCAGCACGTTTGGTCCTTGCAGCGATCACCCATACCCGTTTGCGCGGGTATGGGTGTACCTTTTCTGTTCTTTGTCCAACCCTATTGCATCAAGGAAAACCAGAACCATGAGCAATACGCGTATTCGTCCCGATATACGGGACTTTGAACCCTATGTGGCCGGTCGGTCCATTGACGAGATCAAGGCGGCCTACCAGCTGACTTCGGTCATCAAGCTGGCCAGCAATGAGAATCCCCTTGGAACCTCACCCGTTGTCCAGGATGTCATCTGCAAGAACGCTTCTCTGGCCTTTCGCTATGCCCAGGCCGGAAATCCGGTTTTGCGCAAGGCCCTGGCCGAGCATCTCGGCATTGCTGATACGTGTATTGTGTGCGGTAATGGCTCCGACGAGATCATTGATCTGCTCATCCGGGTCATGGCCCGGCCCGGAGTGGACAATGTGGTTGCCTTTGATCCCTGCTTCAGTATGTACAAGGTCCAGTCGAAGCTGTGCGGCGTGGCATTCAGACAGGCTCCCCTGAACCGGGATTTTTCCTTTTCCTGGGACGGATTGCTTCAGATCATGGATGAAAGGACAAGGATTGTCTTTGTCACCAATCCGGACAACCCTTCGGGCTATGCTGCCCCGGCCTCGGAGATTCTGGACCTGGCCAGGCGCATTCCCGAGCAGGCGACCCTGGTGGTGGACGAGGCTTATATCGATTTCAGTGATCCCCTGGAAACCTATTCCATGCTGCGGTTGTTTGAAAATGCGTCCAATATTGTCCTTTTGCGTACCTTTTCCAAATTGTTCGGCCTGGCAGGATTGCGCCTGGGATATGGCATCATGCCGCCGGATCTGGCCGATTACCTCATGCGTACCCGCCCCCCCTTCAGCGTGAATATTCTGGCGGAAAAGGCCGGGATAGCGGCCATCAACGATACGCCCTTTATCGAGGCCACGCGCACCACCGTGCTTAAGGGCAAAGAGCAACTGGTCCGGGGAATGGAGGCGTGCGGCTGCAAGGTGTATCCTTCCCAGGCCAACTTCCTGCTTGTAAAACCTCCCGTGGACCCGGCTCGGGTGTGCGATGCCCTGCTCAGAAAGGGGATCATTGTCCGACCTCTTGGCAGTTATGGGCTGGATGACTGCTTTCGGGTTTCCGTGGGCAATGCCGAGGAAAATGAACGTTTTCTCCATGCCCTGGGGGAGGTGGTCCATGGGAGCTGAAAGAGGAAAGCCCCTTTTTGTCGTCACCATTGACGGACCCGCTGGGGTGGGCAAGACCACCCTTGCCCGGGCCGTGGCTGAAAAATTGGGCGTTGCCTACCTGGATACCGGCGCCATGTACCGCAGTGTTGCCTGGATGCTGGGCAAGGGTTCCTGGGAGTGGTCGGAAGAGAAACTGGACCGGGGCCTCGACAAGCTGGCGTTCTCCATCCAGGGGGCCGGCGAGGCGACAATCCTGCTTGTCAACGGCCATGAAACCGGCTCAAAAATCCGCACGGAAACCGTGGGATTGTGGGCCTCCCATGTGGCAAAGATTCCTCAGGTTCGTCGCAGACTGACCGAGATACAGCGATCCCTGGGCCAGAGCGTTTCCCTGGTTGCCGAAGG
The Desulfoplanes formicivorans DNA segment above includes these coding regions:
- a CDS encoding FmdB family zinc ribbon protein; the encoded protein is MPLFEFTCKACHETFEEITSSTSRKTITCPKCGSHDVQKLVSATVMTRKGSSLTGGGSCGGSGGFS
- a CDS encoding universal stress protein → MAQIKTILCAVDFSEHSAEVADYSQTMANALGAKVKVLYVAPSLTQYVGFHVPPTSIESFVGEIVSGAEKTMDAFLEERFDKCDAEGAVVTGYAAEEILDYAQEHKVDMIIMGTHGRKGIDRILFGSVAEKVVQTSSVPVLTIRPSA
- the pilM gene encoding type IV pilus assembly protein PilM encodes the protein MIPFLHKKTTACGLDLGTSWLKMICLRKGRQGVRLERVGHMNLPLQSKGDAKAVGAAAKALHTSMAFKDKVVISSLRGHEIIVKHMQLPLAKDMRAVVEKEAREQIPFDLADLYLDFHCIDPPDKKAKKADVMVVATKKKVVMDLEATLEVGGLSLSVVDVDAFALSNCFEFNYPEQTQPAYLLDIGATQSILGVYEPHRPFYFRELGFGGQQITQTLARQLDIPLGEAEALKLEGPESLSSAQREQITRAIRERCRDWCREIKRVEQFFQTSTSITSLPKTLHVSGGGSLLAGLLPLLAHELDMEVSAFDPWRTIHVDSNQFDSRYIRTVGPQFAIPTGLALRGCQ
- a CDS encoding PilN domain-containing protein; amino-acid sequence: MITINLLPQKRRARISHIHLELFWAGVFLGVLLVGMGIGYYFVHSRITTLEATLKQRQAVKSALLVQVGKVNKLKRELEGLEAQIAAIRTIRVRQGLPVRYLDAIVSRMPGEKIWLETLSLNGQNTIEMKGVALDNQVFARYVEGLRDSPFIAKVITRRTQLRSIQDLGLVEFQCSVTAVPPGNKEEGDNE
- a CDS encoding type 4a pilus biogenesis protein PilO, giving the protein MSRQDLTRTLEQLTIWHKILIMLGLLVVVGGCYWYFFLSPQLETMIKLHKSISKVNSDIKRFTTISLQLPALEKKVNAKQSEFLFAQTLLPKDTQALERLLASFEMLAQEMGVSFMSFTPGRETVGELYASRNVSLRLRGSFHNLMRFFDKLSRLDRLVQLQSLRLQPAGQQPGRQGALLGADSTLIVFRALTHEERAAKQAKKSKK
- a CDS encoding pilus assembly protein PilP gives rise to the protein MTRMMRVRHVVWGMIVLWGLGHGGPSMFVHAEGQVPGHEEAPSLSGEMPAWMQPSSYRYDPLVTTDPFVPFIRKEEPPALQAEEVPLSRPLTPLEKIDVTQLTAVGIVWYPAGNKQSMAMVQLPDGKGFVLRKGMRVGRHNGVVDTITPEAIIVREQGRDIFGKQITRDVLIKLHRKQGVQHD
- a CDS encoding type IV pilus secretin PilQ — its product is MIDMHWMRRIALVGCLVWASMICLAGCTPAGRTKPVAATGPASSQSSSHPGILAKDPSSNVVAAWVADGKTYVRIPMDAKTDVVPAMDGQRFSLTFSPPLKPVALPREGVGVVSRWTSSPNPGGQWDRIELELARKAQFLVSRPSSSLLQLMLVPPNGKVAGQARKQDASHAFRGIDFSRNKAGNLFVTLHVGPDVRLMPQNGEEGKMTFLFENAHIPQRLARLYRLEEFATVIDSALFRNVQDGVLLTMLTAQRVPFHVETKPDGLVLQFLTQEIDRSERDARRRQAARPSTVSVQEAVKTRDQAELLEMNTLFPGMKREYSGQKISIDLQDADVELVLRLIAEVSRHNLIIDENVKGKISLKLQDIPWDQALDLVLLQKGLGMVVKGNIMRIATTKQLESERDQLRRAREAALQARESLSSLEPLQTRYMQINYSTAAEIEPKVREFLSPRGKISQDARTNMLIIRDAGSQLDKIAAVINKLDRPERQVLIEARIVYATDDFQRSLGINWSGSYDHNDANSRYTRTFNVNGVTLPSSVGGMDAGVNFAKIAGLDLFTLDAQLRLGELKNIAKTISSPRVVTLNNNRAEIKQGTKVASQAESESGGTTTEYNDAILSLSVQPQITPDDKLILDLDISDDAPAGDDISTRSTKTKMIVSNNETIVIGGVQKSTETNIEDRVPGLASIPGMGWLFKNESTSYQKEELLIFIRPRILD
- the hisC gene encoding histidinol-phosphate transaminase, whose amino-acid sequence is MSNTRIRPDIRDFEPYVAGRSIDEIKAAYQLTSVIKLASNENPLGTSPVVQDVICKNASLAFRYAQAGNPVLRKALAEHLGIADTCIVCGNGSDEIIDLLIRVMARPGVDNVVAFDPCFSMYKVQSKLCGVAFRQAPLNRDFSFSWDGLLQIMDERTRIVFVTNPDNPSGYAAPASEILDLARRIPEQATLVVDEAYIDFSDPLETYSMLRLFENASNIVLLRTFSKLFGLAGLRLGYGIMPPDLADYLMRTRPPFSVNILAEKAGIAAINDTPFIEATRTTVLKGKEQLVRGMEACGCKVYPSQANFLLVKPPVDPARVCDALLRKGIIVRPLGSYGLDDCFRVSVGNAEENERFLHALGEVVHGS
- the cmk gene encoding (d)CMP kinase, translated to MGAERGKPLFVVTIDGPAGVGKTTLARAVAEKLGVAYLDTGAMYRSVAWMLGKGSWEWSEEKLDRGLDKLAFSIQGAGEATILLVNGHETGSKIRTETVGLWASHVAKIPQVRRRLTEIQRSLGQSVSLVAEGRDMGTVVFPKALFKFFLDASPEVRARRRWLQLRDAGSTEDLEGLTRQMRIRDEQDRNRAIAPLRPAEDAVCIDTGMLDPAQVLEQIIRRIASQMP